A genomic segment from Bradyrhizobium sp. CB1015 encodes:
- the ruvB gene encoding Holliday junction branch migration DNA helicase RuvB, protein MSDPKASRMVSPERRSDDVGDTALRPQSLSDFVGQQQARKNLSIFIEAARKRGEALDHVLFVGPPGLGKTTLAQIVAKELGVGFRATSGPVIAKAGDLAALLTNLEERDVLFIDEIHRLSPAVEEVLYPAMEDFQLDLIIGEGPAARSVKIELSKFTLVGATTRAGLLTNPLRDRFGIPVRLNFYTIEELESIVSRGARVLNVGMSADGANEIARRARGTPRIAGRLLRRVRDFASAADADKIDRKIADHALSALEVDAAGLDAMDRRYLTTIALNYGGGPVGVETMAAALSEPRDAIEDIIEPYLIQCGYLQRTPRGRLLTSHAFRHLGLAEPSRDAAAQFGLFGTDDSDA, encoded by the coding sequence GTGAGCGACCCCAAGGCCAGCCGCATGGTCTCGCCCGAGCGCCGCAGCGATGATGTCGGCGACACCGCGCTGCGCCCGCAATCGCTGTCCGATTTCGTCGGCCAGCAGCAGGCGCGCAAGAATCTCTCGATCTTCATCGAGGCGGCGCGCAAGCGCGGCGAGGCGCTGGATCACGTGCTCTTCGTAGGCCCGCCCGGCCTCGGCAAGACCACGCTGGCGCAGATCGTGGCGAAAGAGCTCGGCGTCGGCTTTCGCGCCACGTCGGGTCCTGTCATCGCCAAGGCCGGCGATCTCGCCGCGCTGCTGACCAATCTCGAAGAGCGCGACGTGCTCTTCATCGACGAGATCCATCGCCTCAGCCCGGCGGTGGAAGAGGTGCTCTATCCCGCGATGGAGGACTTTCAGCTCGACCTCATCATCGGCGAGGGTCCGGCGGCGCGGTCGGTGAAGATCGAGCTGTCGAAGTTCACCCTGGTCGGCGCCACCACGCGTGCCGGCCTTCTCACCAATCCCTTGCGCGACCGCTTTGGCATTCCGGTCCGGCTCAACTTCTACACGATCGAGGAGTTGGAGAGCATCGTCAGCCGCGGCGCGCGTGTGCTCAACGTCGGCATGAGCGCAGACGGCGCCAACGAGATCGCGCGCCGCGCCCGCGGCACCCCCCGCATCGCCGGGCGTTTGCTCCGCCGTGTGCGCGATTTCGCCTCGGCGGCCGATGCCGACAAGATCGACCGCAAGATCGCCGACCACGCGCTGAGCGCGCTCGAGGTCGACGCCGCTGGCCTCGACGCCATGGATCGCCGCTATCTCACGACCATCGCGCTCAACTATGGCGGCGGCCCGGTCGGCGTCGAGACCATGGCCGCGGCCTTGTCGGAGCCGCGCGATGCCATCGAGGACATCATCGAGCCCTATCTGATCCAGTGCGGCTATCTGCAGCGCACCCCGCGCGGCCGCCTGCTGACATCGCACGCCTTCCGCCATCTCGGTCTCGCCGAGCCCTCGCGCGATGCGGCGGCGCAGTTCGGCCTGTTCGGCACGGATGACAGCGACGCGTGA
- a CDS encoding metallophosphoesterase, translated as MITRRHLIRSIGGLSALGVSTAAYGVGVEPVLRLRVTRYHPVPRQWPADFSLKIAAIADIHACDPWMSLERIEGIVDRTNALNADLIVLLGDYVAGLHHVTRFIPSSEWARVLARLKAPLGVHAVMGNHDYWDDRTVQQAGRGPTIAHRALEAAGIPVYENDAVRLTKNGRPFWLAGLGDQLAYYPARRFGRAHRLGADDLAGTLAKITDDAPVILLAHEPNIAPLVPARVALQLSGHTHGGQVRLLGWSPAVSPKNGLRLAYGHFRLKCDLIVSGGLGCSIMPVRVGVPPEIVEVTLGRAGLVVS; from the coding sequence ATGATCACGCGCCGTCATCTCATCCGTTCCATCGGCGGCCTGTCCGCCCTCGGCGTCTCGACCGCAGCCTATGGCGTCGGCGTCGAGCCGGTGCTGCGGCTCCGCGTCACGCGCTATCATCCGGTGCCGCGGCAGTGGCCGGCGGATTTTTCGCTGAAGATTGCCGCCATCGCCGACATCCATGCCTGCGATCCCTGGATGTCGCTGGAGCGCATCGAGGGCATCGTAGACCGGACCAATGCGCTCAACGCCGATCTCATCGTGCTGCTCGGCGACTATGTCGCCGGCCTTCACCACGTCACGCGCTTCATTCCGTCGAGCGAATGGGCGAGGGTGCTGGCGCGCCTGAAGGCGCCCCTCGGCGTCCATGCCGTGATGGGCAATCACGATTATTGGGACGACAGGACCGTGCAGCAGGCCGGGCGCGGGCCGACCATCGCGCATCGTGCGCTGGAGGCGGCCGGCATCCCCGTCTACGAGAACGATGCCGTGCGCCTTACCAAGAATGGCCGTCCGTTCTGGCTCGCGGGGCTCGGCGACCAATTGGCCTATTATCCCGCCAGGCGCTTTGGCCGCGCACACAGGCTCGGCGCCGACGATCTCGCGGGCACGCTGGCCAAGATCACCGACGATGCGCCGGTCATCCTGCTCGCGCACGAGCCCAACATCGCGCCGCTCGTGCCCGCACGCGTCGCGCTGCAACTGTCCGGCCATACCCATGGCGGCCAGGTTCGCCTGCTCGGCTGGTCGCCGGCCGTCTCGCCGAAGAACGGCCTGCGGCTCGCCTACGGCCACTTCCGCCTGAAATGCGATCTCATCGTCTCCGGCGGCCTCGGTTGCAGCATCATGCCCGTCCGCGTCGGCGTGCCGCCCGAGATCGTCGAGGTGACATTGGGGCGGGCAGGGCTGGTTGTGTCCTAA
- the ybgC gene encoding tol-pal system-associated acyl-CoA thioesterase, whose translation MTAHLDGEIRDGRHHMQVRVYYEDTDFSGIVYHANYLRYMERGRTNHLRLMGAEQQALFEQTETEGAGFAFVVRSMHLDFLKPARMDDVLDVVTWPVAVKGASIMLAQEVRRGDDVLVKAEVRVAFISGGRAQPIPKSIRQLMKADLVS comes from the coding sequence GTGACAGCTCATCTCGACGGCGAGATCCGCGACGGCCGCCACCACATGCAGGTCCGCGTCTACTACGAGGACACGGATTTTTCCGGCATCGTCTATCATGCCAATTACCTGCGCTACATGGAGCGCGGGCGCACCAATCATCTCAGGCTGATGGGCGCCGAGCAGCAGGCGCTGTTCGAGCAGACCGAGACGGAAGGCGCGGGCTTCGCCTTCGTGGTGCGTTCGATGCATCTGGACTTCTTGAAGCCCGCGCGAATGGATGACGTGCTCGACGTCGTGACCTGGCCGGTTGCGGTGAAGGGGGCGTCCATCATGCTGGCGCAGGAGGTGCGGCGCGGTGACGACGTGCTGGTGAAAGCCGAGGTCCGCGTAGCCTTCATCAGCGGCGGTCGCGCCCAGCCGATCCCGAAATCGATCCGCCAGTTGATGAAGGCCGATCTGGTTTCGTGA
- a CDS encoding nuclear transport factor 2 family protein, producing MSRPPLPPFTRETAAQKARMAEDAWNSRDPVRVSLAYTEDSRWRNRSEVFQGREAIVAFLTRKWEKEQDYRLIKDLWAFDENRIAVRFQYEWHDASGQWYRSYGNEQWEFDEHGLMKRREASINDIAIAEKDRRFHWPAPGPRPADVPGLGADPF from the coding sequence ATGTCGCGCCCGCCGCTTCCACCCTTCACCCGCGAGACCGCCGCGCAAAAGGCCCGCATGGCCGAGGACGCCTGGAATTCACGCGATCCGGTGCGGGTCTCGCTCGCCTATACCGAGGACAGCCGCTGGCGTAACCGCTCCGAAGTGTTTCAGGGCCGCGAGGCCATCGTCGCCTTCCTCACCCGCAAATGGGAGAAGGAGCAGGACTACCGCCTGATCAAGGACCTCTGGGCCTTCGACGAGAACCGCATCGCGGTGCGCTTCCAGTACGAATGGCACGATGCAAGCGGCCAGTGGTATCGCTCCTACGGCAACGAGCAGTGGGAGTTCGACGAGCACGGCCTGATGAAGCGGCGCGAGGCCTCGATCAACGACATCGCCATTGCGGAAAAGGATCGTCGCTTCCACTGGCCCGCGCCGGGCCCGCGGCCGGCCGATGTGCCGGGGTTGGGGGCGGATCCGTTCTGA
- a CDS encoding type 1 glutamine amidotransferase: MARITIIETGEVPQKYRERHGSFPDMFARMIRAEDPAATIEVVSIPNGHALPDPSKLEAVLITGAAAGVYDGLDWIAPLEDFVRTAYANKTPMVGVCFGHQLIAQALGGIVRKSEKGWGIGRHVYQVLPENGVVDGEAVAIAASHQDQVIEPPNDALTILSSDFTPHAGLLYANGATLTVQPHPEFDVGFAQVCCDLRDGKAPEDVVVIARASLAGPMDNAKLGGAITRFLARNSLPSS; this comes from the coding sequence ATGGCACGTATCACCATCATCGAGACCGGAGAGGTCCCGCAAAAATACCGCGAGCGCCACGGTTCATTTCCGGACATGTTCGCGCGCATGATCCGCGCCGAAGATCCGGCCGCGACGATCGAGGTCGTCAGCATCCCCAACGGCCATGCGCTTCCCGATCCGAGCAAGCTCGAGGCCGTCCTGATCACCGGCGCGGCGGCCGGCGTCTACGACGGGCTCGACTGGATCGCGCCGCTGGAGGATTTCGTGCGGACGGCCTACGCCAACAAGACGCCGATGGTCGGCGTCTGCTTCGGCCACCAGCTGATCGCGCAGGCGCTTGGCGGCATCGTGCGCAAGTCGGAGAAGGGCTGGGGCATCGGCCGGCACGTCTATCAGGTGCTGCCGGAGAACGGCGTGGTCGACGGCGAAGCGGTCGCTATCGCCGCCTCGCATCAGGACCAGGTGATCGAGCCGCCGAACGACGCGCTGACGATCCTCTCGTCCGACTTCACCCCGCATGCCGGCCTGCTCTATGCCAACGGCGCAACGCTGACCGTGCAGCCGCATCCGGAATTCGACGTGGGGTTTGCGCAAGTGTGCTGCGATCTGCGCGACGGGAAAGCGCCGGAGGATGTCGTTGTCATAGCAAGGGCGTCACTGGCCGGGCCGATGGACAACGCGAAGCTGGGCGGGGCGATTACGCGGTTTCTGGCGCGCAACTCTCTCCCCTCATCCTGA
- a CDS encoding LysR family transcriptional regulator, which produces MNLRQLEILRAVIRHRTTVAAADELALSQPAVSNALKTMEAQAGFALFERVNNRLFPTAEAMALYKESEAIFALHAKLENRVRDLRENRSGHLAIVATPPLAYSIIPSALSGFLRRRPETRVFFDVRRYEGIIEGVLSRVAELGFALGLTHHPGIAHEVVHTGQMVCVLPPQHPLADRPVISAADLSGLPFIGLERGTRLGEAVRDSFARAGAPFQPTVEVRYCNTACVLAAAGVGAAVVDPFSPRQNGGSGLVVRPFTPTTQAVAYMLWSEAEPLSRLAKAFLNEIRKESALLERTAPHQQHGAESG; this is translated from the coding sequence ATGAACCTGCGTCAGCTCGAAATCCTGCGCGCCGTCATCCGCCACCGCACCACGGTGGCGGCGGCGGACGAATTGGCGCTGTCGCAGCCCGCGGTCAGCAATGCGCTGAAGACGATGGAGGCGCAGGCCGGCTTTGCGCTGTTCGAGCGCGTCAACAACCGGCTGTTTCCAACCGCCGAAGCGATGGCGCTCTACAAGGAGAGCGAGGCGATCTTTGCGCTGCACGCCAAGCTCGAGAACCGCGTGCGCGATCTGCGCGAGAACCGCTCCGGGCATCTCGCCATCGTGGCGACGCCGCCGCTCGCCTATAGCATCATTCCGTCCGCGCTGTCGGGCTTCCTGCGCCGCCGACCGGAGACGCGGGTGTTCTTCGACGTACGGCGCTATGAGGGCATCATCGAGGGTGTGCTCAGCCGCGTCGCCGAGCTCGGCTTCGCGCTCGGACTGACGCACCATCCCGGCATCGCGCATGAGGTGGTGCACACCGGCCAGATGGTGTGCGTGCTGCCGCCGCAGCATCCGCTCGCCGACAGGCCGGTGATCTCGGCCGCTGATCTTTCCGGCCTGCCCTTCATCGGGCTCGAGCGCGGCACGCGGCTCGGCGAAGCCGTGCGCGACAGCTTTGCCCGCGCCGGCGCGCCGTTCCAGCCGACGGTCGAGGTGCGCTACTGCAACACGGCCTGCGTGCTGGCCGCCGCCGGGGTCGGAGCGGCGGTGGTCGATCCGTTCTCGCCGCGGCAGAACGGCGGCAGCGGCCTCGTCGTCCGTCCGTTCACGCCGACGACGCAGGCGGTCGCCTATATGCTATGGTCGGAAGCCGAACCGCTGTCGCGTCTGGCCAAGGCCTTTCTCAACGAGATCCGCAAGGAGAGCGCTCTGCTCGAGCGCACAGCGCCGCACCAGCAACATGGGGCAGAAAGCGGCTGA
- a CDS encoding N-carbamoyl-D-amino-acid hydrolase — translation MGPTQKADSREHTLSRMLDMLEEAAGRGASLVVFPELAFTTFFPRWLLEGETLDRHFERSMPNPSVAKLFDRARALRVGFYVGYAELTPEGRRYNCSILVDRDGEVLGRYRKVHLPGSVEPRPGARYQQLEKRYFDYGDLGFPAFRAGSSWAHAIMGMMICNDRRWPESWRVLGLQGVELVCIGYNSAAYDPNGGTTEDGALRTFHSTLVTQANAYMNATWAISVAKAGEEDGSGLIGGSCIVDPNGRIVAQAQTLADEVIVADIDLDLCRQGKDKMFNFAAHRRPEQYRVITERAGVIEPAVLDAD, via the coding sequence ATGGGGCCGACGCAAAAAGCAGATAGCCGCGAGCATACGTTGTCGCGGATGCTCGACATGCTGGAGGAGGCGGCCGGCCGGGGTGCGAGCCTTGTGGTGTTTCCGGAGCTCGCCTTCACGACCTTCTTCCCGCGCTGGCTGCTCGAGGGCGAGACGCTCGACCGGCATTTCGAGCGCAGCATGCCGAACCCCTCGGTGGCAAAGCTGTTCGATCGCGCACGTGCGCTGCGCGTCGGCTTCTATGTCGGCTATGCCGAGCTGACGCCGGAGGGGCGGCGCTACAATTGCTCAATCCTTGTCGATCGCGACGGCGAGGTCCTCGGCCGCTATCGCAAGGTGCATCTGCCGGGCTCGGTCGAGCCGCGTCCGGGCGCGCGCTACCAGCAACTCGAGAAGCGCTATTTCGACTATGGCGACCTCGGCTTTCCCGCCTTCCGCGCCGGCTCGTCCTGGGCCCACGCCATCATGGGCATGATGATCTGCAACGATCGTCGCTGGCCGGAATCCTGGCGCGTGCTCGGTCTGCAAGGCGTCGAGCTCGTCTGCATCGGCTACAATTCGGCGGCTTACGATCCCAATGGCGGCACGACGGAAGACGGAGCCTTGCGCACCTTCCACTCGACGCTGGTGACGCAGGCCAACGCCTACATGAACGCGACCTGGGCGATCTCGGTGGCGAAGGCGGGCGAGGAGGACGGCTCCGGCCTGATCGGCGGCTCCTGCATCGTCGATCCCAACGGCCGCATCGTCGCGCAGGCGCAGACGCTGGCCGACGAGGTGATCGTCGCCGACATCGATCTCGACCTTTGCCGCCAGGGCAAGGACAAGATGTTCAACTTCGCCGCCCACCGGCGGCCCGAGCAATACAGGGTGATCACTGAGCGCGCCGGCGTCATCGAGCCGGCCGTTCTCGACGCGGATTGA
- a CDS encoding ABC transporter substrate-binding protein, with product MTRLSHLLAFAALAALTSARAGELPAEIKQAGTLKLTVNSTYAPMEYRDPATNELVGLDIDLAGELAKRLGGLKIVWSETPFAELIPSLQTKRADFIISGISDRASRRETADFVDYLATGPQFFVMAESAAKDATDLCGKKVGTTRSTSFPVEIEKWSKQNCEPAGKPAIQYVPGENSIDVRNQLKQGRIDAAVQGSETLPYAQQQEPGKYRIVGEGFAKGYQGIMFRKDDAALREVVTEKLAAMIADGSYKAILDKWGLGANAVAQPMLNAAPQ from the coding sequence ATGACACGCCTCTCGCATTTGCTTGCCTTCGCAGCGTTGGCTGCCTTGACGTCGGCGCGAGCCGGCGAGCTGCCGGCGGAGATCAAGCAGGCCGGCACGCTGAAGCTCACGGTCAACTCCACCTACGCGCCGATGGAATATCGCGATCCCGCAACCAACGAGCTGGTCGGGCTCGACATCGATCTGGCGGGCGAGCTCGCCAAGCGGCTCGGGGGCCTCAAGATCGTCTGGAGCGAGACGCCGTTCGCCGAGCTGATCCCCTCGCTCCAGACCAAGCGCGCCGACTTCATCATCTCCGGCATCTCCGATCGTGCCTCGCGGCGCGAGACCGCCGATTTCGTCGACTACCTTGCGACCGGCCCGCAGTTCTTCGTGATGGCGGAGAGCGCGGCCAAGGATGCGACCGATCTCTGCGGCAAGAAGGTCGGCACCACCCGCAGCACCAGCTTCCCGGTCGAGATCGAGAAGTGGAGCAAGCAGAATTGCGAGCCGGCCGGCAAGCCGGCGATCCAGTACGTTCCGGGCGAGAATTCCATCGACGTTCGCAACCAGCTCAAGCAGGGCCGCATCGACGCCGCCGTGCAGGGCAGTGAGACGCTGCCTTATGCGCAGCAACAGGAGCCCGGCAAGTATCGCATCGTCGGCGAAGGCTTCGCCAAGGGCTATCAGGGCATCATGTTCCGCAAGGACGATGCCGCCTTGCGCGAGGTTGTGACGGAGAAGCTCGCGGCGATGATCGCCGACGGCTCGTACAAGGCCATTCTCGACAAATGGGGCTTAGGGGCCAATGCGGTCGCCCAGCCCATGCTGAACGCGGCGCCGCAATGA
- a CDS encoding amino acid ABC transporter permease produces the protein MKPAPALAQGFPDLSGMRIAREPHWFRWISAALIVLVLAAIARAFANGQIEWSYVSRFLTAKVILEGIVNTMVMAVLAMMLGIFLGIVAAIMRLSPNPVLKSVAAGYTWLFRGTPLILQLLLWFNLALVFPTIGIPGLWSARAVDVMTPFLAALLGLGINQGAYTSEVMRAGMLSVDIGQYEAAQAIGMGRLRALRRIVLPQAMRVVIPPLGNEFISMVKATSLASVIQYPELLHNAENIYYANSRVIELLIVAGLWYLLVVSILTPLQMLLERRFARGTLRLAR, from the coding sequence ATGAAGCCGGCGCCGGCACTCGCGCAAGGCTTTCCCGACCTGTCGGGCATGCGGATCGCGCGCGAGCCGCACTGGTTTCGCTGGATCAGCGCGGCCCTGATCGTCCTCGTGCTGGCGGCGATCGCGCGCGCCTTCGCGAACGGCCAGATCGAATGGTCCTATGTCAGCCGCTTCCTGACCGCAAAGGTCATCCTCGAAGGCATCGTCAACACCATGGTGATGGCGGTGCTGGCGATGATGCTCGGCATCTTTCTTGGCATCGTCGCCGCGATCATGCGGTTGTCGCCCAACCCGGTGCTGAAGTCGGTCGCCGCGGGCTACACCTGGCTGTTCCGCGGCACGCCGCTGATCCTGCAATTGTTGCTGTGGTTCAACCTTGCGCTGGTGTTTCCGACCATCGGCATTCCCGGCCTGTGGTCCGCGCGCGCCGTCGATGTCATGACGCCGTTCCTCGCCGCGCTGCTTGGGCTCGGCATCAACCAGGGCGCCTACACCTCCGAAGTCATGCGCGCCGGCATGCTCTCGGTCGATATCGGGCAATATGAGGCAGCGCAGGCGATCGGCATGGGACGGCTGCGCGCGCTGCGGCGGATCGTGCTGCCGCAGGCGATGCGCGTGGTGATCCCGCCGCTCGGCAACGAGTTCATCAGCATGGTGAAGGCGACCTCGCTCGCGAGCGTGATCCAGTATCCGGAACTGCTGCACAATGCCGAGAACATCTACTACGCCAACTCCCGCGTCATCGAGCTGCTCATTGTCGCGGGGCTGTGGTACCTGCTCGTGGTCTCGATCCTGACGCCGCTCCAGATGCTGCTCGAACGCCGCTTTGCACGTGGCACATTGCGGCTGGCGCGATGA